A single window of Streptomyces cathayae DNA harbors:
- the rhaI gene encoding L-rhamnose isomerase, which translates to MTELAAAKAALKTQIVETPSWAYGNSGTRFKVFAQQGVPRTPREKLDDAAKVHEFTGAAPLVALHIPWDKVDDYTALAEHAEDRGVRLGTINSNTFQDDDYRLGSICHPDAAVRRKAVDHLLECVDIMDATGSKDLKLWFADGTNYPGQDDIRARQDRLAEGLAEVYERLGEGQRMLLEYKLFEPAFYTTDVPDWGTAYAHCLKLGPKAQVVVDTGHHAPGTNIEFIVATLLREQKLGGFDFNSRFYADDDLMAGSADPFQLFRIMHEVVRGGGFTPETAFMLDQCHNIEAKIPAIIRSVMNVQEATAKALLVDRAALGEAQAAGDVLEANAVLMDAYDTDVRPLLREVREEMGLDPDPVSAYRRSGWAEKIVAERVGGQQAGWGA; encoded by the coding sequence GTGACCGAGCTCGCCGCGGCGAAGGCCGCTCTCAAGACACAGATCGTCGAGACGCCCTCGTGGGCGTACGGCAACTCGGGGACCCGCTTCAAGGTGTTCGCGCAGCAGGGCGTGCCCCGCACCCCGCGGGAGAAGCTGGACGACGCGGCCAAGGTGCACGAGTTCACGGGGGCCGCGCCCTTGGTGGCGCTGCACATCCCGTGGGACAAGGTCGACGACTACACCGCGCTGGCCGAGCACGCCGAGGACCGCGGTGTGCGGCTCGGCACGATCAACTCCAACACCTTCCAGGACGACGACTACCGGCTCGGCAGCATCTGCCACCCGGACGCGGCGGTGCGCAGGAAGGCCGTGGACCATCTGCTGGAGTGCGTCGACATCATGGACGCGACCGGGTCGAAGGACCTGAAGCTGTGGTTCGCCGACGGGACGAACTACCCGGGCCAGGACGACATCCGGGCCCGGCAGGACCGGCTCGCCGAAGGGCTCGCGGAGGTCTACGAACGGCTCGGCGAGGGTCAGCGGATGCTGCTGGAGTACAAGCTCTTCGAGCCGGCGTTCTACACCACGGACGTCCCGGACTGGGGCACCGCGTACGCGCACTGCCTGAAGCTCGGACCGAAGGCGCAGGTCGTGGTGGACACGGGACACCACGCGCCCGGGACCAACATCGAGTTCATCGTCGCGACGCTGCTGCGGGAGCAGAAGCTCGGCGGGTTCGACTTCAACTCGCGCTTCTACGCCGACGACGACCTGATGGCGGGCTCCGCCGATCCCTTCCAGCTGTTCCGGATCATGCACGAGGTGGTGCGCGGGGGCGGGTTCACGCCCGAGACCGCGTTCATGCTCGACCAGTGCCACAACATCGAGGCCAAGATCCCGGCGATCATCCGTTCCGTGATGAACGTGCAGGAGGCCACGGCGAAGGCGCTGCTGGTGGACCGGGCGGCGTTGGGTGAGGCGCAGGCCGCGGGGGATGTGCTGGAGGCCAACGCCGTGCTGATGGACGCGTACGACACGGATGTGCGGCCGCTGCTGCGTGAGGTGCGGGAGGAGATGGGGTTGGACCCCGACCCTGTTTCCGCCTATCGCCGGTCCGGGTGGGCCGAGAAGATCGTGGCCGAGCGGGTGGGTGGACAGCAGGCGGGGTGGGGCGCTTGA
- a CDS encoding bifunctional aldolase/short-chain dehydrogenase: MANHPEAAALLARSHRLGADPRNTNYAGGNASAKGVETDPVTGGDVELMWVKGSGGDLGTLTAEGLAVLRLDRLRALTDVYPGVGREDEMVAAFDYCLHGKGGAAPSIDTAMHGLVDAAHVDHLHPDSGIALACAADGEKLTAECFGDTVVWVPWRRPGFQLGLDIAAVKEAHPQAVGCVLGGHGITAWGDTSEECERNSLHIIRTAEKFLAERGRPEPFGPVLEEYEALPGDERRERAAALAPYVRAVASQDRAQVGHFDDSEAVLDFLARAEHPRLAALGTSCPDHFLRTKVRPLVLDLPPAAPLEEAVARLTELHTTYRTEYAAYYERHALPDSPAMRGADPAVVLVPGVGMFSFGKDKQTARVAGEFYVNAINVMRGAEAVSTYAPIEESEKFRIEYWALEEAKLQRMPRPKPLATRVALVTGAGSGIGKAIARRLAAEGACVVVADLNGDNAAAVAEELGGSDKAVAVTVDVTSEEQIAEAFRAAVLAFGGVDLVVNNAGISISKPLLETSAKDWDLQHDIMARGSFLVSREAARVMIAQGLGGDIVYIASKNAVFAGPNNIAYSATKADQAHQVRLLAAELGEHGIRVNGVNPDGVVRGSGIFAGGWGARRAAVYGVPEEKLGEFYAQRTLLKREVLPEHVANAVFALTGGDLTHTTGLHVPVDAGVAAAFLR, encoded by the coding sequence ATGGCAAACCATCCCGAAGCCGCCGCCCTCCTCGCCCGTTCTCACCGGCTCGGTGCCGATCCGCGGAACACCAACTACGCCGGCGGCAACGCCTCCGCCAAAGGTGTCGAGACCGATCCCGTCACCGGGGGTGATGTGGAGCTGATGTGGGTCAAGGGGTCCGGCGGGGACCTCGGGACGCTGACCGCGGAAGGGCTGGCCGTGCTCCGGCTGGACCGGCTGCGGGCGCTCACCGACGTCTACCCCGGGGTCGGGCGCGAGGACGAGATGGTCGCCGCGTTCGACTACTGCCTGCACGGCAAGGGCGGTGCGGCTCCCTCCATCGACACCGCGATGCACGGGCTCGTCGACGCCGCCCACGTGGACCACCTCCACCCCGACTCCGGGATCGCGCTCGCCTGCGCCGCCGACGGGGAGAAGCTGACCGCCGAGTGCTTCGGCGACACCGTCGTGTGGGTGCCGTGGCGGCGGCCCGGTTTCCAGCTCGGTCTGGACATCGCCGCCGTGAAGGAGGCCCATCCGCAGGCCGTCGGATGTGTGCTCGGCGGACACGGGATCACCGCGTGGGGCGACACCTCCGAGGAGTGCGAGCGCAACTCGCTGCACATCATCCGCACCGCCGAGAAGTTCCTCGCCGAGCGTGGCCGGCCGGAGCCGTTCGGGCCGGTGCTCGAGGAGTACGAGGCCCTGCCCGGGGACGAGCGGCGGGAGCGGGCCGCCGCCCTCGCGCCCTACGTGCGGGCCGTCGCCTCGCAGGACCGGGCCCAGGTCGGGCACTTCGACGACTCCGAGGCCGTACTGGACTTCCTGGCCCGTGCCGAGCACCCGCGGCTGGCCGCGCTGGGCACCTCCTGCCCCGACCACTTCCTGCGCACCAAGGTCCGGCCGCTCGTCCTCGATCTGCCGCCGGCGGCCCCCCTGGAGGAGGCCGTGGCCCGGCTGACGGAGCTGCACACCACCTACCGCACGGAGTACGCCGCCTACTACGAGCGCCACGCCCTGCCCGACTCCCCCGCCATGCGCGGGGCCGACCCGGCGGTCGTGCTGGTTCCCGGCGTGGGCATGTTCAGCTTCGGCAAGGACAAGCAGACCGCTCGCGTGGCCGGCGAGTTCTACGTCAACGCGATCAACGTGATGCGCGGGGCCGAGGCGGTCTCCACGTACGCGCCGATCGAGGAGTCGGAGAAGTTCCGCATCGAGTACTGGGCGCTGGAGGAGGCCAAACTCCAGCGGATGCCGAGGCCGAAGCCGCTCGCCACCCGGGTGGCGCTGGTGACCGGCGCCGGCAGCGGCATCGGGAAGGCGATCGCGCGGCGGCTGGCCGCCGAAGGCGCCTGTGTCGTCGTGGCGGACCTGAACGGGGACAACGCGGCTGCGGTGGCAGAGGAGTTGGGCGGATCCGACAAGGCCGTCGCCGTGACCGTCGACGTCACGTCGGAGGAGCAGATCGCCGAGGCATTCCGGGCGGCGGTGCTCGCCTTCGGCGGGGTCGACCTGGTGGTGAACAACGCCGGGATCTCCATCTCCAAGCCGCTGCTGGAGACGTCCGCGAAGGACTGGGACCTCCAGCACGACATCATGGCCCGCGGTTCCTTCCTCGTCTCCCGTGAGGCGGCCCGGGTGATGATCGCGCAGGGGCTGGGCGGGGACATCGTCTACATCGCGTCCAAGAACGCCGTGTTCGCCGGTCCGAACAACATCGCCTACTCGGCCACCAAGGCCGACCAGGCCCATCAGGTACGGCTCCTCGCCGCCGAGTTGGGCGAGCACGGCATCCGCGTCAACGGGGTCAACCCGGACGGTGTGGTGCGCGGTTCCGGGATCTTCGCCGGCGGCTGGGGCGCCCGGCGCGCGGCCGTGTACGGGGTGCCGGAGGAGAAGCTGGGCGAGTTCTACGCACAGCGCACGCTGCTGAAGCGGGAGGTGCTGCCCGAGCACGTGGCGAACGCCGTGTTCGCGCTGACCGGCGGCGATCTCACCCACACCACGGGCCTGCACGTCCCGGTCGACGCCGGCGTCGCCGCCGCGTTCCTGCGGTGA
- a CDS encoding rhamnulokinase: protein MVGRVGPDSLELTEVHRFPNRPVRVPEGLRWDILGLYAGVLDGLRAAGDGPASVGIDSWAVDYGLLDADGALLGNPVHYRDRRTEGVAEKVWASVPAEELYAATGLQYAPFNTLYQLTAARGTAQLAQAGRLLLIPDLLTYWLTGEQGTELTNASTTQLIDPRTRDWSHTVAERLDIDLSLFAPLRQPGDPAGELRPEVLEETGLAGPVPVTAVGSHDTASAVAAVPATDERFAYICTGTWSLAGLELDAPVLTEESRAANFTNELGLDGTVRYLRNIMGLWLLQECVRAWGDPDLGALLLEAAKVPALRSVVDAGDAAFLAPGRMPERIAEACRVSGQPVPGSPAEITRCILDSLALAHRGAVEDAQRLAGRSVDVVHIVGGGTRNALLCQLTADACGLPVVAGPTEAAALGNVLVQAGVRGQAGGLAGMRRLLTRTQLLTRYEPRGGTRRWEAARARLARD from the coding sequence ATGGTCGGCCGGGTCGGCCCCGACAGCCTGGAGCTGACCGAGGTCCACCGCTTCCCCAACCGGCCCGTGCGCGTGCCCGAGGGGCTGCGCTGGGACATCCTCGGGCTGTACGCCGGAGTGCTGGACGGGCTGCGGGCGGCGGGTGACGGACCGGCGTCCGTCGGCATCGACAGCTGGGCCGTGGACTACGGCCTGCTCGACGCCGACGGGGCGCTGCTGGGCAACCCGGTGCACTACCGCGACCGCCGTACGGAGGGGGTCGCGGAGAAGGTGTGGGCGAGCGTGCCGGCCGAGGAGCTGTACGCGGCGACCGGTCTGCAGTACGCGCCGTTCAACACCCTGTACCAGCTGACGGCGGCCCGCGGCACGGCCCAACTGGCACAGGCCGGGCGGCTGTTGCTGATCCCTGATCTGCTGACGTACTGGCTCACCGGTGAGCAGGGCACGGAGCTGACCAACGCCTCGACCACGCAGCTGATCGACCCGCGCACCCGCGACTGGTCCCACACGGTCGCAGAGCGGCTGGACATCGATCTCTCCCTGTTCGCTCCGTTGCGTCAACCCGGAGATCCCGCAGGAGAGTTGCGTCCCGAGGTACTGGAGGAGACCGGGCTGGCCGGGCCCGTCCCGGTGACGGCGGTCGGCTCGCACGACACCGCTTCCGCGGTGGCCGCCGTGCCCGCCACCGATGAGCGGTTCGCCTACATCTGCACGGGCACCTGGTCGCTGGCCGGTCTCGAACTGGACGCCCCGGTCCTGACCGAGGAGAGTCGCGCCGCCAACTTCACCAACGAGCTGGGGCTGGACGGCACCGTCCGGTACCTGCGCAACATCATGGGCCTGTGGCTGCTCCAGGAGTGCGTACGGGCCTGGGGCGATCCGGACCTGGGGGCGCTGCTCCTGGAGGCGGCGAAGGTGCCGGCGCTGCGGTCGGTGGTGGACGCCGGGGACGCGGCGTTCCTGGCGCCGGGGCGGATGCCGGAGCGGATCGCCGAGGCCTGCCGCGTCTCGGGGCAGCCGGTGCCCGGCTCCCCCGCCGAGATCACCCGCTGCATCCTCGACTCGCTCGCCCTCGCGCACCGCGGCGCGGTCGAGGACGCCCAGCGGCTCGCCGGGCGCTCGGTCGACGTCGTGCACATCGTGGGCGGCGGCACCCGCAACGCCCTGCTGTGCCAGCTGACCGCCGACGCCTGCGGGCTGCCGGTGGTGGCCGGCCCGACCGAGGCGGCCGCGCTGGGCAACGTCCTCGTCCAGGCCGGTGTGCGCGGCCAGGCCGGCGGTCTGGCCGGGATGCGGCGCCTGCTCACCCGGACCCAGCTGCTGACGCGGTACGAACCGCGGGGCGGAACCCGGCGGTGGGAGGCCGCTCGGGCCCGGCTCGCCCGGGACTGA
- a CDS encoding (Fe-S)-binding protein, with the protein MRVALFLTCVNDTLYPDTGRAVVKLLTRLGVEVDFPMAQTCCGQAHYNTGYRHEAEPLAEHFADVFRDYEAIVTPSGSCGAMVRELYPRMGERARAQGRGDALAATLAPVVPKTYELTEFLVDVLGVTDVGAYYPHTVTYHPTCHGLRSLGLGERPRRLLQAVRGLELVELPGAEECCGFGGTFALKNPDVSAAMGADKVRNAESTGAEVLCAADNSCLMHIGGTMTRLRTGMRPVHLAEILASTKEEPAV; encoded by the coding sequence ATGCGTGTCGCCCTGTTCCTGACCTGCGTCAACGACACGCTGTATCCGGACACCGGGCGCGCCGTCGTGAAACTGCTGACCAGGCTGGGTGTCGAGGTCGACTTCCCGATGGCGCAGACCTGTTGCGGTCAGGCGCACTACAACACCGGGTACCGGCACGAGGCGGAGCCCCTCGCCGAGCACTTCGCCGACGTCTTCCGGGACTACGAGGCGATCGTGACGCCGTCCGGGTCGTGCGGGGCGATGGTGCGGGAGCTGTATCCGCGGATGGGCGAGCGGGCCCGTGCCCAGGGGCGCGGGGACGCCCTCGCGGCCACGCTGGCGCCCGTGGTGCCCAAGACGTACGAGCTCACGGAGTTCCTGGTGGACGTGCTGGGGGTGACGGATGTCGGCGCGTACTACCCGCACACGGTGACCTATCACCCCACCTGCCACGGGCTGCGCTCCCTGGGGCTCGGCGAGCGGCCCCGGCGCCTCCTTCAGGCCGTACGGGGGCTGGAGCTGGTCGAGCTGCCGGGAGCGGAGGAGTGCTGCGGCTTCGGTGGCACGTTCGCGCTGAAGAACCCCGACGTCTCCGCGGCGATGGGCGCCGACAAGGTGCGCAACGCCGAGTCGACGGGCGCCGAGGTGCTGTGCGCGGCGGACAACTCCTGTCTGATGCACATCGGGGGGACGATGACCAGGCTGCGCACCGGTATGCGGCCGGTGCACCTCGCGGAGATCCTGGCGAGCACGAAGGAGGAACCGGCCGTATGA
- a CDS encoding LutB/LldF family L-lactate oxidation iron-sulfur protein: MSGTFVGMPGFPAFPSAAREAVHDTTLRGNLRHATHTIRAKRAKAVAEVSDWAELREAGKRIKDHTLRHLDHYLVRLEESVTAAGGTVHWAADADEANRIVTGLVRETGESEVVKVKSMATQEIELNEALEAAGIHAYETDLAELIVQLGRDRPSHILVPAIHRNRGEIRDIFAREMGDWGRPAPEGLTDTPAGLAEAARLHLREKFLRAKVGVSGANFMVAETGTLVVVESEGNGRMCLTLPETLISVVGIEKIVPTWRDLEVFLQTLPRSSTAERMNPYTSTWTGTTDADGPRAFHLVLLDNGRTDTLADEVGRQALRCIRCSACLNVCPVYERAGGHAYGSVYPGPIGAILSPQLRGTASEIDASLPYASSLCGACYEVCPVAIDIPEVLVHLRERVVEGGEVTRGGNKVVLRPAKGHAAERAAMRAARWAFTRPGALRTGQRLASRTRRLHPRTLPGPGRAWSGTRDLPPVPAEPFRDWWQRTRGGNDVKGTAG, from the coding sequence ATGAGTGGGACGTTCGTCGGGATGCCCGGCTTTCCCGCGTTTCCGAGCGCCGCCCGGGAGGCCGTGCACGACACCACCCTGCGCGGCAATCTCCGGCACGCCACGCACACCATCCGCGCCAAGCGGGCCAAGGCCGTCGCGGAGGTGTCCGACTGGGCGGAGCTGCGGGAGGCCGGCAAGCGGATCAAGGACCACACGCTCCGTCACCTCGACCACTACCTGGTGCGACTGGAGGAGTCGGTGACCGCCGCGGGCGGCACCGTCCACTGGGCCGCCGACGCGGACGAGGCCAACCGGATCGTGACCGGACTCGTCAGGGAGACGGGCGAGTCGGAGGTCGTCAAGGTCAAGTCGATGGCCACCCAGGAGATCGAGCTCAACGAGGCCCTCGAGGCCGCGGGCATCCACGCCTACGAGACCGATCTGGCCGAGCTGATCGTGCAGTTGGGCAGGGACCGGCCCTCGCACATCCTCGTCCCGGCGATCCACCGCAACCGCGGTGAGATCCGGGACATCTTCGCCCGTGAGATGGGCGACTGGGGCCGTCCGGCGCCCGAGGGCCTCACCGACACACCCGCCGGACTCGCCGAAGCCGCGCGGCTGCACCTGCGGGAGAAGTTCCTGCGCGCCAAGGTCGGCGTCTCCGGCGCCAACTTCATGGTCGCCGAGACCGGCACGCTGGTGGTGGTGGAGTCCGAGGGCAACGGGCGGATGTGCCTGACCCTGCCCGAGACGCTGATCTCGGTCGTCGGCATCGAGAAGATCGTGCCGACCTGGCGGGACCTGGAGGTGTTCCTGCAGACCCTGCCCCGCTCCTCCACCGCCGAGCGGATGAACCCGTACACGTCCACCTGGACCGGCACCACCGACGCGGACGGCCCGCGCGCCTTCCACCTCGTGCTGCTGGACAACGGCCGCACCGACACCCTCGCCGACGAGGTCGGCCGCCAGGCCCTGCGCTGCATCCGCTGCTCGGCCTGCCTCAACGTCTGCCCGGTCTACGAACGGGCCGGCGGCCACGCCTACGGCTCCGTCTATCCGGGCCCGATCGGCGCCATCCTCAGCCCTCAGCTGCGGGGCACGGCGAGCGAGATCGACGCCTCCCTGCCGTACGCCTCGTCGCTGTGCGGGGCCTGCTACGAGGTGTGCCCGGTCGCCATCGACATCCCCGAGGTGCTGGTGCATCTGCGGGAACGGGTCGTGGAGGGCGGCGAGGTCACCCGGGGCGGCAACAAGGTGGTGCTCAGGCCCGCGAAGGGGCACGCCGCCGAGCGTGCGGCGATGCGCGCGGCGCGCTGGGCGTTCACCCGTCCGGGGGCGCTGCGCACCGGTCAGCGCCTCGCCTCCCGCACCCGCCGTCTGCACCCGCGCACCCTGCCGGGTCCCGGCCGGGCGTGGAGCGGGACCCGGGACCTCCCGCCGGTCCCCGCCGAGCCGTTCCGGGACTGGTGGCAGCGTACGCGGGGCGGGAACGACGTGAAGGGAACCGCCGGATGA
- a CDS encoding LutC/YkgG family protein: MSSRERILGRVRRALADVPKDDTPYERAVAREYLREHGQRTVAETMDLLAENLADYRAIVHRTDAAGLAGTVAGLLSARGASSVLVPPGLDEAWLARTGVTRVADRAESTPRELDRVDSVVTACAVAVAETGTIVLDGSPDQGRRRITLVPDHHICVVRAAQVVPSVPYALERLDPSRPLTWISGPSATSDIELDRVEGVHGPRTLEVVLVG, translated from the coding sequence ATGAGCAGCAGGGAACGGATCCTGGGCCGGGTGCGACGCGCCCTCGCGGACGTACCGAAGGACGACACCCCGTACGAGCGGGCGGTCGCCCGGGAGTATCTGCGCGAGCACGGGCAGCGGACCGTCGCGGAGACGATGGACCTCCTCGCCGAGAACCTGGCCGACTACCGGGCGATCGTGCACCGCACGGATGCCGCCGGCCTGGCCGGGACCGTCGCCGGACTCCTGTCCGCGCGCGGCGCGTCCTCGGTCCTCGTCCCGCCGGGGCTGGACGAGGCCTGGCTCGCGCGGACCGGCGTGACGCGGGTCGCGGACCGGGCGGAGAGCACCCCGCGCGAGCTGGACCGGGTCGACAGCGTGGTCACCGCCTGCGCGGTCGCCGTCGCCGAGACCGGCACGATCGTGCTGGACGGCTCGCCCGACCAGGGCCGCCGCCGCATCACCCTCGTCCCCGACCACCACATCTGCGTCGTCCGCGCCGCCCAGGTCGTCCCCTCCGTCCCGTACGCCCTCGAACGCCTCGACCCGAGCCGCCCGCTCACCTGGATCTCCGGCCCGTCGGCGACCAGCGACATCGAACTCGACCGGGTGGAGGGCGTCCACGGCCCACGCACCCTGGAGGTCGTCCTGGTCGGCTGA
- a CDS encoding threonine/serine dehydratase, giving the protein MTTTTPSVTLDDVRAAAARLEGVAHRTPVLRSRTLDALVGAEVHLKCENFQRVGAFKFRGAYHAASRLTPEQLSRGIAAYSSGNHAQAVALAARELGTTAVIVMPEDAPPSKRAATEAYGARIVTYDRYTGDRVAVAEALAAERGLALVPPYDHPHVIAGQGTAALELLEEAGELDVLLAPVGGGGLIAGSATAVKGLYPGTRVIGVEPEAGDDTKRSLEAGHRVSIPVPRTIADGQALHTPGELTFSVNRRLLDGIVLVGDDEIRDAMRFAFERLKIVLEPSGATPLAALLTGRAGPLPQRVGLILSGGNVDAARFARLCGPQD; this is encoded by the coding sequence GTGACGACCACCACCCCGTCGGTGACCCTCGACGACGTCCGTGCCGCCGCCGCACGGCTCGAAGGCGTCGCCCACCGCACGCCGGTCCTGCGCTCCCGCACCCTGGACGCGCTCGTCGGTGCCGAGGTCCACCTGAAGTGCGAGAACTTCCAGCGGGTGGGCGCCTTCAAGTTCCGCGGCGCCTACCACGCGGCTTCCCGCCTCACCCCCGAGCAGCTGTCCCGGGGCATTGCCGCCTACTCCTCGGGCAACCACGCCCAGGCCGTCGCCCTGGCCGCCCGGGAACTCGGCACCACCGCCGTCATCGTCATGCCCGAGGACGCCCCGCCCTCGAAACGGGCGGCCACCGAGGCGTACGGCGCTCGGATCGTCACGTACGACCGGTACACCGGCGACCGTGTCGCCGTCGCCGAGGCCCTGGCCGCGGAGCGCGGCCTGGCGCTCGTCCCGCCCTACGACCACCCGCACGTCATCGCGGGGCAGGGCACGGCCGCACTCGAACTCCTCGAAGAAGCCGGGGAGCTGGACGTACTGCTCGCGCCGGTCGGCGGTGGTGGGCTGATCGCCGGAAGTGCCACCGCGGTCAAGGGCCTGTACCCCGGAACGCGGGTGATCGGCGTGGAGCCGGAGGCGGGGGACGACACCAAGCGGTCCCTGGAGGCGGGACACCGCGTGAGCATCCCGGTCCCGCGCACCATCGCCGACGGGCAGGCACTGCACACGCCGGGTGAACTGACGTTCTCCGTCAACCGGCGGCTCCTCGACGGAATCGTCCTCGTCGGCGACGACGAGATCAGGGACGCCATGCGGTTCGCCTTCGAGCGCCTGAAGATCGTCCTCGAGCCGAGCGGTGCCACCCCGCTGGCCGCACTGCTCACCGGCCGCGCGGGCCCCCTCCCACAGCGGGTCGGCCTGATCCTCTCCGGCGGCAACGTCGACGCGGCGCGCTTCGCCCGGCTCTGCGGCCCTCAGGACTGA
- a CDS encoding DUF6629 family protein yields MCWSAEADLVAGVCVAAVGAACVARADRGRDLPLAMLPLLLGVHQMIEAAVWASDGGTGPAVLLWAVVALPLLALWVPVGVWCAAPHPARRALIVPLAAGAVTAAALGYVLATRPVRAEVRGHTVGYVLDLPHAPLAAVGYLVATVGALLLSGDRGLRTLGALAAAGALVCWALWRLEFVSTWCAFAALCSLALFGWVRGRPPVRPGPDGTR; encoded by the coding sequence ATGTGCTGGAGTGCGGAGGCCGACCTCGTGGCGGGCGTCTGTGTCGCGGCGGTCGGCGCGGCCTGCGTGGCGCGGGCGGACCGCGGCCGTGACCTCCCGCTGGCCATGCTGCCGCTGCTGCTCGGAGTGCACCAGATGATCGAGGCGGCGGTCTGGGCCTCGGACGGAGGGACGGGTCCGGCGGTCCTGCTCTGGGCGGTCGTCGCCCTGCCGCTCCTGGCGCTCTGGGTACCGGTGGGCGTGTGGTGCGCCGCCCCGCACCCCGCGCGGCGCGCGCTGATCGTGCCGCTCGCCGCCGGTGCCGTGACGGCGGCGGCCCTCGGGTACGTACTCGCCACGCGCCCGGTGCGGGCGGAGGTCCGTGGGCACACCGTCGGATACGTCCTGGACCTGCCGCACGCTCCACTGGCGGCCGTGGGCTACCTGGTGGCCACGGTCGGCGCGCTGCTGCTGTCCGGCGACCGCGGCCTGCGGACGCTGGGCGCCCTGGCCGCCGCGGGCGCGCTGGTCTGCTGGGCCCTGTGGCGGCTGGAGTTCGTCTCGACCTGGTGCGCGTTCGCCGCCCTGTGCTCGCTGGCCCTCTTCGGCTGGGTACGCGGCCGCCCCCCGGTGCGGCCCGGCCCGGACGGAACCCGCTGA
- the narI gene encoding respiratory nitrate reductase subunit gamma — MTASAQPVTLAAEAGTGGVLLWVALPYVCLAVFVLGHIWRYRYDKFGWTTRSSQLYERRLLRIGSPLFHFGILVVLIGHVVGLIVPKSWTEAVGVSENVYHIGAVVLGTVAGVATLGGIAILIYRRRTVGPVFSATTRNDKAMYVSLTATIVLGLAATVAANIAGGGYDYRETISPWFRSIFSLQPDPALMTGAPVLFQLHALSALLLFAAWPFTRLVHMLTAPLGYLTRPYIVYRSRDTTLGTRTPPRGWERTG; from the coding sequence ATGACCGCGTCCGCGCAGCCCGTGACCCTGGCGGCGGAGGCAGGCACCGGCGGCGTCCTGCTCTGGGTCGCCCTGCCCTACGTCTGCCTCGCGGTGTTCGTCCTCGGCCACATCTGGCGCTACCGCTACGACAAGTTCGGCTGGACCACCCGCTCCTCCCAGCTGTACGAGCGGCGGCTGCTGCGCATCGGCAGCCCCCTGTTCCACTTCGGCATCCTCGTCGTGCTGATCGGCCACGTCGTCGGCCTGATCGTCCCCAAGAGCTGGACCGAGGCCGTCGGGGTGAGCGAGAACGTGTACCACATCGGCGCGGTCGTCCTCGGCACCGTCGCCGGCGTCGCCACCCTCGGCGGGATCGCCATCCTGATCTACCGGCGGCGCACCGTGGGCCCGGTCTTCTCCGCCACCACCCGCAACGACAAGGCCATGTACGTCTCCCTCACGGCGACCATCGTGCTGGGCCTCGCCGCCACCGTGGCCGCGAACATCGCCGGCGGCGGCTACGACTACCGCGAGACCATCTCCCCCTGGTTCCGCTCCATCTTCTCCCTCCAGCCCGACCCGGCCCTGATGACCGGCGCCCCGGTGCTGTTCCAGCTCCACGCCCTCAGCGCCCTGCTGCTCTTCGCGGCCTGGCCCTTCACCCGCCTCGTCCACATGCTCACCGCCCCCCTCGGCTACCTGACCCGCCCCTACATCGTCTACCGCAGCCGCGACACCACCCTCGGCACCCGCACACCGCCCCGGGGCTGGGAGCGCACCGGGTAG
- the narJ gene encoding nitrate reductase molybdenum cofactor assembly chaperone, which translates to MKRKSPKPAGLPKSTRASRTRPWHPSAWQAQSLLLAYPDDAFGDHLALARRVADALPDPAVARPLLRFTAHAERTAPADLTAAYVATFDHRKRCCPYLTYYAHGDTRKRGMGLLRLKQTYAAAGWRLADDELPDHLAVVLEFAAADPDAGARLLTEHRAGLELLRLALTDDDSPWAHVLESVSATLPALAGDDREAVLRLAAQGPPEEQVGLDPYASPVFLPDPVVGGPR; encoded by the coding sequence ATGAAGCGGAAGTCCCCGAAGCCCGCCGGGCTCCCGAAGAGCACCCGGGCATCCCGCACCCGGCCCTGGCACCCCTCCGCCTGGCAGGCCCAGTCCCTGCTGCTCGCCTACCCCGACGACGCGTTCGGCGACCACCTGGCCCTGGCCCGCCGGGTCGCCGACGCCCTCCCCGACCCGGCCGTGGCCCGCCCCCTGCTCCGCTTCACCGCACACGCCGAGCGGACCGCCCCCGCCGACCTGACCGCCGCCTACGTCGCCACCTTCGACCACCGCAAACGCTGCTGCCCGTACCTGACGTACTACGCGCACGGCGACACCCGTAAGCGCGGCATGGGCCTGCTGAGGCTGAAACAGACCTACGCCGCGGCCGGCTGGCGGCTCGCCGACGACGAACTGCCCGACCACCTCGCCGTCGTCCTCGAGTTCGCCGCCGCCGACCCCGACGCGGGAGCACGCCTGCTCACCGAACACCGGGCCGGCCTCGAACTGCTGCGGCTGGCCCTGACCGACGACGACTCGCCCTGGGCGCACGTCCTGGAATCCGTCTCCGCCACCCTGCCCGCCCTCGCCGGCGACGACCGGGAGGCCGTCCTGCGACTCGCCGCCCAGGGCCCGCCCGAGGAACAGGTCGGACTCGATCCGTACGCGTCCCCCGTGTTCCTGCCCGACCCCGTCGTAGGAGGTCCCCGATGA